Within the Acinetobacter radioresistens DSM 6976 = NBRC 102413 = CIP 103788 genome, the region ATATTCTCCATATGATTTTGGAGTTTTTTCAAATTATAGCGCGGTAATAGGGATTATTATGCCTATTGCTGCACTTTGCTATCCTATAGCAATTATTTTAACTCAAGATAAAATCGAAGAAAATAAAGTTGCTTATTTAAGTATTTTAGTTTCAATAATAATATCAACTATTTCCCTTTTAGTTTTATTGCTATTAAAAAATGAGTTTTATTTTTTTGTTGGGAAAGAAGATTATTTTTTAATACTATTGACTCCCTTGGCATTAATAGGTTCTGTTTTATTTCAAGTTAAAAGACAAATTTTTTTAAAATATGAAAAATATAAAGATATATCAAAATCTTTATTTGTTGGGGCTATTGCGGTAAATTTTTTTAAAATATTTTTTGGTTATTATTATGCAAGTTATATCTGGTTAATTATCGCTTATGTATTTAACTATATTATTCAATATTTATATTTACTGATAATTTCTGGTATTCAATTTAAAAAAGATAAAGTTTTAGAGGTTGCAATAAAATTTAAAGATTTCGCTTATTATAGAACACCTCAGAATTTTATTTTTTTACTAAGTGAATCATTGCCAATCTTATTTATAGGTAAATATCTAGGTCCTGAATCTGCTGGTTTTTATTCTTTGGGGAGATTAACACTAGGAGCACCTTTAGCTTTAATAGGTCAGGTTTTTGTTGATGTTCTATTTACTCAATTGTCTAAGCTAGAAATTAATAGTATTAAAGAAGTTTTTTTAAAATCTTATAAATACATTATTCCTGTTGGTTTTCTAGTATTTATAATATTATATTTCTTGGCAGAAAGCATTTATTATTTTGTTTTTGGCCCTCAATGGGAGATGGCTGGAGCTGTTGCTTCTGTAATGAGTTTTTGGTTTTTATCCTTTATATTATTTAGGCCATTTGTAGCTTTAATTAATATTTTTAAATTGCAGAAATTTTACCTTTTTTACGAATTAATTGGTCTTTTTTTTAAAACCGTGGGTATATTTTTTTCAATTTATTTTGGTTATAA harbors:
- a CDS encoding oligosaccharide flippase family protein: MFKKFLKLASGTAAAQAITFLCLPIITRLYSPYDFGVFSNYSAVIGIIMPIAALCYPIAIILTQDKIEENKVAYLSILVSIIISTISLLVLLLLKNEFYFFVGKEDYFLILLTPLALIGSVLFQVKRQIFLKYEKYKDISKSLFVGAIAVNFFKIFFGYYYASYIWLIIAYVFNYIIQYLYLLIISGIQFKKDKVLEVAIKFKDFAYYRTPQNFIFLLSESLPILFIGKYLGPESAGFYSLGRLTLGAPLALIGQVFVDVLFTQLSKLEINSIKEVFLKSYKYIIPVGFLVFIILYFLAESIYYFVFGPQWEMAGAVASVMSFWFLSFILFRPFVALINIFKLQKFYLFYELIGLFFKTVGIFFSIYFGYNLTEIILVYSLISFFINIIFSIFLYGWIFKWKN